DNA sequence from the Polyodon spathula isolate WHYD16114869_AA chromosome 19, ASM1765450v1, whole genome shotgun sequence genome:
gattaacctcatagcaaaaccaggaatggatcaaaccgctatgcaattgggggtgttatttccatccctgatgtaaAATGTGAATTCTAGAAAATGGCAGGTAAAATCCGACAGGGCACTGCGTCTGTGTAGCGCTTCCAGCCTGTGCCGTACTTGCTGGAGCAGCGGTGTTCGTCACGGATACAACGGTGCACCAGCAGGATTGTCATGTAGATGATGTAGAAATAAGGAAGGAGGTGGCCGAAACCACAGGCCAGGCAGTAGGACAGGGACCCCATCAGGTCACCGGTGTAATTGAAATGGCGCGCCACCCCCCAGAAGCCAGAGATCATGAGCTTGCTCTGGTGTTTCGTGCCGTCGACAGAGGTGTAGGAGCACTCAATGTACGCTGGTTTCCTGCCCCAGATCTTGCAGTTGCCGTCAGTGCGGCGAAACAGGTCCTTCTGATGATTGGTCATCCTGAAGATATAGTAGCCGACGAGGCCCAAGAGTAGGACTCCAACAACATTAGAAGTAGAAAGCTGGACTGGATTGTAGACCAGGTACAGTCCCTGGGGGCAGAGGTGGGTGGAGTATTTAGTAAATTGCTTAACTTTCACCTTTCACCTTTCTTTTATCAGTTTTCTGACGTCTACAAAAGCATTTGAGTCAACATGCCCGTATACAGTAGCTGTCTCTAAGCTTGCTTTTGGctaaatgttatttacattgtgtTTGATTTCCCAATTCCACGTCTGATGACGCCAACTCCTCCATACTACAAAATCAGAGTAGATAACCATGTTGAAAGTTAATATCCTCACAGTGTAATCTGCATTATATAGTAGGGATCTGTATTGTACAGAAGCAAAGTTCCCCTAACTCTGATGTTATTATGCTCCGTAAAGAACTAGCGGCTATCAAGATCACTTGAGCAGTTACATACCTGGAGCGTGTAGAGGAAGGGGAGCCACACACAGTCTCCCCAACCAAGGTACCACCCAAAATGATCATGGCAGATGTCAATGGTTTTCAGGTACCAGGCTTCATTCCAAAAGAAATCCAACACGTAAATACCCTGTCAAAAGCAGACTGTTAGTAATCACTCTAATAAATACAAGTCTTTGTGGAGATGATAATAGTGAAACACCTTTCAAAGATAATTGCCATTGCCTGCCTTTGATGATAATGTTCTgagtcaaaaaagaaaaatctgcgtTATTCAGTGAGTAAAATAAGagctgaaaatgagttttcactgccacattataagacatacaaacagtactattgggtatcagttaacacaggaaatatttattgttgttcttgttacaaTTTTGTATCGCTTCATGTTGTACTTTAGAttataactttaattattctTGAATTGCAaccttgtattacagtgtaacatGTGTAAGTCGCTTTGAATAAATATGTCCGCTAAATAAGCAAGTTccaagcttaccagtgccattaatcaataaaacatacACCCCCCCCACTCGATCTATTgcaggtgtcggggtccaatataaatctgcaatatatcgagggccgcgatatagcgagaccCATAGAAAATCagccctcgttttatcgggggcgtcagggtccagtataaatcctctacacaacctgcttttgctcgttttcgtataaaaagcagaaCACCTTTTTATTTAGTAAGCGGccggtaattgcttctcatcaacttgagtccaattaatttcatgagtcttcctctgctttctcaaatgcacaaaaccgcttcattgaaagaatccattcactacataggaggcttgttgctagggagctgacgtcactgccctgtgacttttgctagcgCATTGCTGCCAAATGTAAACACCTCGCTGGCCAAAATAAAAACCaagcagatatttaatttgctttgtgttattgtgcaatacgtatATTTATATGATAACAGTTCGatattttgctttgtgttattgtgcaatacgtgtgtatatgataacagttcgatattaatttttaattgttttgtatattgttttttgtgatgtGACGGCTACTGTTTAActagagctgcagcattccagctaCAATTGCTCTGACTGTTTGACCCACTTTGTACAGAGGAATGCCAGCTTTTACACATTTTGAATAAATTGGAAACCAGTTTCCTactgttctttggcagttgtaagacACTGAAATGGTCCAAACACTGTGATCTGTTTCAGTGTTTCCGACAGCCCTGCTGTTTCAGTCTCATCTTGTTTACGTTTCCttgcattcaatttatgtttagcgcttcccatgtgttctacaacTGTCTGCCTATGAGTGTAATCTATAGCCTTGCTGCCTGAAGTATAAAACAGCACACTACCATCAAAGTGaaattcgtccttgccaaacttgatctttaggggtgattatTCTGATTGTTTTctgcatctttgaacagctctgaatactgaagtaaactgaacttgactaccagaagcagttttattagacaggtatgtttatgtaaatttaaagcaaagtcgcctgtgttaatgtttatatattatacatgtattgatacggttattatcaaacaaaaataaataaatagaaaattcaCGTTTTTCCGTATTATTCCGCAGCAATCGGATTCTAGGATCCCTGCTTATAACTACAGGTTAGGCCACCTGGTATTTGCAAACTAGCACAATAAACCAAGCCCAAAAAGGTACATTTTGTACCAACTACTTGTTTGAATCCTTACCTGGAGAACGTTGACCAGGATCATGGAGTTGGTCACCCGACCGTAGAGCTCCTGCTGTTTGGCTGCATAGGAGAGGTTGATGAGGGTCCAGGCTATGATTCCAGGGCGTCCGTTGAAGAAGAGCTTAAAATCGAACCAGCTCCCAATCCTGGGATTAAACTCCACTCCCATCATGTAATTGTAGAAGAAGTTCCCAGTGAATTTGCTGAAAGATTTAAGAACAAATTGGTTCCATTTCAAGACTATATAATGCTAGTTCCTGAAGCTTCAACCCCAATgatatttgcatttctttcattCCTGGCATTAATCATAGAAGATCAAGTCTTTCTATGCATACTGTGTCTAGTGTAAAATATAGCTGTCATAAAAGAAGCATCCAAAATGGGAACTAAAACTAAACCCCCACTGAAAAACCTCAAAAGACGTCTCTGCTAAACAGCAAGAACCTACTCAGGAAACCCTAACCACTGAGATAAAAATGAGGAATCTgacacagattttcttttctccTTACAAAACCAAAGTGGCAGGGATTTGACAAGAATTGCAGGGCAAATGCCTCTGATTTCTACTGGCAAGAAACAGTGTTAAAGAGCCAAGCCAGACTGTGTTTTGCAATGAGGCAGAATGCGAAGGCTGACCTTCAGTTACTATATTTGGATTTTTAGGCTGTAGTTCAAAGCACTTACCAGTCTTTTGCATTTGTGGGAAACAAGTACGccttaataaaagcaaaagtggAGACAGAATAGCCCAAGATATTGGCGCACCAAAGCAGTGGAATCCAGTTATCGAAAATGATAGTAGGGGAAAACCATTTGAAGTAGTAGGCATTTGCAAACCAAACAGCGTGAGTTACAATCCAGCACTGTAAGCCATTGACCTCGTAGTTATTTACTGTGCCtacaagacaaaaaacaaacaataaaaacattaaaaagagaaCTGCTGTCAACATAAAAACAGGCAGCAAGTTTGATTTTAAAAGCACATGATAATGTATGAACATATCTATCCCTTTGAAAGAAATGAATAACACATATAGCAAAACTGAACATGTTTATATTGGACTATAAACAGCAGTAAGACATATAAGTGGTATCACTGGAATGACAATGGCAGGAACTACTATGTACTATACTGGACTCTGAATATCAATTTCTGGCTTCAAAGCCCACTGAAATGTGCTCTCCTCACCTGCCGGGGTGCGTGCACCTTCTTGAACCCCGCCCACATATCCTGGCAGAAACTTGTGACACAAATCTGGAAGGCACATGTACAGCACTATCTGAGAGTCAAGAGGGAGGAAAGAAGCAATATTAACATGCAGCAGAACACAGGAGAgtaaatgaactataaaatacttCCTCAGTGGATCCACTGCGGTACTGCTTGTATATAACTATggcctatagaattaactcattttgaaacctgctgattaatgTTTACATTAACGTATTGAGTTACACAATACTTAGCAGTTTCCCCATATATTTAACAAAGAACTGACAAtcggaaaaatgtgacatttgtgaaacctaacatgaaatcaTGTACTACTATTTCTCTCATTTGCTCTTTTCTATTCATATTGAGATAAATCTTAAGTGTATATAGTCAATACCCAATTAGTGGTAATAGATCTGGTAGGGGCCTGTAAAAACAGTGCTTAATGTCCCAAATACAGgcctatattttcatttattcattagtgtgtgtatgtatgtatgtatgtatgtatgtatgtatgtatgtatgtatgtgtatatatatatatatataatttttaaacttCTTCGGGGCAAAACTAAGTCAACAAATGTTTTAGTTGACATCTCCATCATGACTTTTTGGATTTTTCAAGGTGGTGTTTTTGACTCTTCTCTGTGAAAGGTGAGTGTGAATTGGTTCATTGTTTTGAGGATGCATACATGACTGATAAAGGGTGACAAACACCAAGGTGTAAAATGGTAGTGATGGCGGTGGAACTAGCAACATTAAAATAAGATGCAAAACAAGGGGGAGAAGGGTTGCTACAAGAAACATGCTTTCCATAAAAATCCTATCAGTTTAGAGCTGAATGGATCCACACAGCAGACAAACACCATACACATACTGCATTGTTACAAGCTGACTAATCTACGGTCGCACTATGGCTGGGTCTAATGGGACTATGCCATACAGAAAACAGAACGTATTAAGTGAATACCATCTTATTTTCTTATAAAGGAGTGGGTTATAAAACATTGGTCTCCAGTCACAAAACTgcctttaaggaatgtttttccAGCCCTGGGGTGAAACGGCCACGGGATTAACATGGAGTTAATagagcatgtgacatagatgccGACCTGAAAGGTAACCCAGATGGAGTAGATTTTTGCAGCAGTCCAGGTGAAGGAAGGCGCCCGATTCCAGATATCTGGTAGACTGGATTTCCCTGTGTACAAGTCGGCTACGGGCTCAGTCACAGAGCAGTCGTACTGGTCACAGGCCATCACAAAATAGAACACTATGAAGGGAGCGAAACACAGCAACAAGATGACACTGATCAGCGAGAACCAGTCCACCTccctgcaaaaagaaaaacagggttCAGCTAGGCACCTCGCATTGCACATGGGCATTTAAAAAGGGGCTTCtttaaaagctgtattttattgCTATGAATGCGAAGCTGTGCAGATTTTTTGAAGACCAACAATCCTACCGAGGATTTAAATGCATGGTAGTTTTTAATTCTAAAACTGCACAAATGGTTAAAAACTATCTGAAAACGGCAGTCTGCTCTGTAAGAGATCAGTGACACAGCATTGCCCCATGTTTTACTCTTTGTTCTGGATGAGTACGAGGACAAAAGCACAACagattatttaaatgatttggtTTCCTGGTTGTTAAGCGAGAGACTGTAAAAATAAACCCATCTAAATGATTTAATAGTTCCTGTGCCCAATGTATCTGCACCGCCTAACCAAAAGTGGGAGCTGCTGTACAGCATCAAAAGTttttctcttatatatatatatgaacatgttAATGGGCTCTATACAAGAATGTTAAATGAAATGGTTACAGATATGATACCTGGAAATGGAGTAGACCTGTATTACACACTTCTACTGTACTTGTGGTAGACACATGAGAAATAATAGTAGTAAGTGGGATATTACTGATCACATTAGAATGCCCATGTGGAATATGCTGTTCTTTGATGCTGTGATGGATTCAGTAGCGCCTCTGCTTTCTTACCAGGCTCTGCCCCATTGTCCTAGCTGCTCCTTCTCACTGCCATTCACCCCGTTTGACACATTCTTGTTCCTCCGTTTAGTGGTGCCCGATGACTGGGAGGCAGCCATTTACCCCTGAAGAGGGGCCACAAGAGAAATGGTTTGTGTTGCATTGCAGGTATCAAACATATAGTTTCAAAGTGCAACTGTTACAATAAGCAACTGATTAAAGCAATTTCTCTACCCCATCACAGCGCAAGAATTCCGGTTAAACTAGGATCCAACTTAATATTGGCTTGACAAACAGTAAATACACACATTAGATAGCAATATAAACCAGCTTGAAAAAACATTATCATAAACCCACCGACTGCACTCAATAATATACCTGTAGTGTGCATAGCACACACTACTATACCATAACTCGcataaagtcaaataaatcattttaaaatccagCAGATGTCAACTGCATGCCTTCAGTAGATTTCAATGTCCTGAATAAGATTACACCGCTTATCCAACTCCAGTGATAAGGCAGGGAAATGAACAGTGAATCATCAGATTTAGCAGCGCGGTACAGCACAGtgcttgtcttgtcttgtcttgtataATGCTGTAGTCAGGAGTTAAAAGGGTTATACGAAAAGCATTACTGTTACTGTTGCTTTATGAAAACTATCTAGAAAACTGCTGTACATCTGTACTGATACAGTATGCAAATAGTGTAACACCTCTGTTTTGACACATTGGTTATTTGCTATCAGGACAGATGCAGACTTCAATCACAAACGCATTTCCTACTCCTTGTAAGTGACAATCTGACACGTTACACACAGCCCATTGAAACACTAGGACTGCACAATGTCACCAAAGCTGTGAAAACTTGAATGCAACAAACAACTGGATCCACTGGGCGTTTTCAAGGAAGCCAAGTATTTAAGGAGCCTAGAAAGAATAATAAATGTGTTGCCTGGGCTTTATTTAAGGCTGTAGGGTTGCTTTCTCTGAAAAGGCTTGCAAAGGTGACGAAGACATTCAATTGCAAGCTCTATTCCAACCTTATCTAATTGTACAGGCCAGCATTACTCTAAAACTGCACCGCCCATGTTTTTCAAACACAGCGAACTGGAAAAACCATCTAAACCAACAATCATGTCTCTAAAAGACCGAACTGCAAGTGTCACAAATTACCTTTGCACCCAGAACTGTGGACTCAGCAATAACTTGTTGAAGTCGTACCTTTTTGCACAAAGTACATATTGCACCAGATTCCATAATAGTCATAGTCAGGAAACATGATTCCTACTCTGTgtgttgttcttcaggtttgcaATTAATGTTTATAGTATTAGTAATAACAAGGAGTGTCACAGCTGCAGCTGTAGTATATACACTGAAAAACACAACCGaagtaaatgagatatgattATACAGTTCACATGTCTACTTGAATCGTGCACCTTCTCATACTACTTTTAAATAAGCTGTCAACAAGCACAAGTGTCTCATCATGCGGGGATTCAGAATTCTGTGTGGATACGGAAATCTGCTTAACACTCGTCTCCGCGATTCGcggttttaataaaaacaaaagcatgcctTGTGCAGTTGTTACCTGTGTAATAGTATGTGTACAAGCCGTCTTTTTCGACTGAGGCCGTCAGaatagacacaaaataaataaataatgataacacTCAAAACATCAACTGCACAGACAAAGGCGAACTGCTCAATTGTCATGTTTAACCGTGCAACAGATCTGGCACAAAGAAAAGCACACGTTATGAGCAAAATACAATCTAAACAATAGTAAACAGTGCACAATTTGCAAGCTCCCTATTTAATAAATATtcctgtaaattaaatgttcaatGTTCTCCTGTTGTGCTGTGGTGGTTGACTGTACGTTGTGGTTTAAAAAAACGCATCGGTGACATACagcactgttaaaataaataccccATACAGTTTAACTATTTCGTtcctaacattttttaaatgaacgaattcaaacatgttttatttataaaatagttgACTACCCTACGAGATCACGTTTAATTGTCTTacctttatgatttattttattttattattatcgaTAAACTAACTCTTCCACTAGCCCAGATGTTCGTCAGCACTAAATAcaaattactgtattacaaaacaCATCGCCCAGACTCCCTCCTCTGCATGGTTAATGAGCGCTGAAAATCCGACCAATCACTTGTCTGCTAGGACAGGCAACATAACCCTGTTGTGATACAGATTGGTCGGTTAGCATCAAACCACTCGCGTCCGATCGCGTCTGAAGCGACCTCCGTCTTTGATCAGGTATTCGCTACATTTCAGGCCAGCGTGCTGTTTATGTGATAGAATATGCCAACATGTATACAATCTTTTGCAGTACGTGCCAAAATATTACTATTTGTTTTGGTTCCAGCGAAGACAATTCTTCTGcggaaacaaatacaaaaaccgcACCAACCTTGATTATTAGTAATGTTATTTGATATTTATTgccaagtaataataataataataataataataataataataataataataataataataataatactaaaactGTATGTGCTAAttgtttaatgtattaatgttaatCAGATGATGGACAGATACATCACTCTTGCATTATCAGTGGCACTGCTGCCTGCCCCCTGCAGACTCTCCCCTCTGTTCCACTTGACTCTTAATCT
Encoded proteins:
- the LOC121294271 gene encoding 7-dehydrocholesterol reductase-like, yielding MAASQSSGTTKRRNKNVSNGVNGSEKEQLGQWGRAWEVDWFSLISVILLLCFAPFIVFYFVMACDQYDCSVTEPVADLYTGKSSLPDIWNRAPSFTWTAAKIYSIWVTFQIVLYMCLPDLCHKFLPGYVGGVQEGARTPAGTVNNYEVNGLQCWIVTHAVWFANAYYFKWFSPTIIFDNWIPLLWCANILGYSVSTFAFIKAYLFPTNAKDCKFTGNFFYNYMMGVEFNPRIGSWFDFKLFFNGRPGIIAWTLINLSYAAKQQELYGRVTNSMILVNVLQGIYVLDFFWNEAWYLKTIDICHDHFGWYLGWGDCVWLPFLYTLQGLYLVYNPVQLSTSNVVGVLLLGLVGYYIFRMTNHQKDLFRRTDGNCKIWGRKPAYIECSYTSVDGTKHQSKLMISGFWGVARHFNYTGDLMGSLSYCLACGFGHLLPYFYIIYMTILLVHRCIRDEHRCSSKYGTGWKRYTDAVPCRILPAIF